In Vigna radiata var. radiata cultivar VC1973A chromosome 3, Vradiata_ver6, whole genome shotgun sequence, the following proteins share a genomic window:
- the LOC106757059 gene encoding short-chain dehydrogenase TIC 32, chloroplastic → MVGVISLVTGMIGPSGFGSASTAEQVTEGIDAANLTAIITGGASGIGLETTRVLALRKVHVIIAVRNMVSAKEAKQRILEENESARVDIMKLDLCSLNSVTSFVDNFIALDLPLNILINNAGVMFCPFELSEDGIEMQFATNHLGHFLLTNLLLEKMKQTAQATGIEGRIINLSSIAHNYTYIKGIRFNKINERKGYGNKKAYGQSKLANILHTNELSRRLQEEGVNITANSVHPGVIMTPLMRHSSYLMHFLKIFTFYIWKNVPQGAATTCYVALHPNVKGVTGKYFVDCNLCKPSAHAKNKHLAKKLWDFSNELIKSILKV, encoded by the exons ATGGTTGGTGTTATTTCGTTGGTAACTGGGATGATTGGTCCAAGTGGCTTTGGATCAGCTTCCACTGCAGAACAAGTTACAGAAGGAATCGATGCTGCCAACCTCACTGCAATTATCACAG GAGGAGCAAGTGGAATTGGGTTGGAGACAACACGAGTGTTGGCACTTCGGAAGGTTCATGTGATCATTGCAGTAAGAAACATGGTGTCTGCAAAAGAAGCTAAACAACGTATACTAGAAGAAAATGAGTCTGCACGAGTCGACATAATGAAGCTCGATCTGTGCTCTCTCAATTCTGTGACATCCTTTGTCGacaacttcatagctcttgatCTTCCTCTCAATATCTTAAT AAACAATGCTGGAGTAATGTTCTGCCCCTTCGAACTCTCAGAGGATGGGATCGAGATGCAGTTTGCAACAAACCATCTTG GTCATTTCCTGTTGACAAACCTGCTTCTTGAAAAAATGAAGCAAACAGCACAAGCCACTGGAATAGAGGGCAGGATCATAAATCTGTCATCAATTGCCCATAACTACACTTACATAAAAGGGATTAGATTCAATAAAATCAATGAGCGAAAAGG TTATGGTAACAAGAAGGCTTATGGACAGTCCAAGTTAGCAAACATACTGCATACAAATGAGCTTTCTCGTCGCCTGCAG GAAGAGGGTGTGAACATCACAGCAAACTCAGTCCATCCAGGAGTAATAATGACACCTCTTATGAGACATTCTTCTTACCTTATGC ACTTCTTGAAGATCTTCACCTTTTACATATGGAAGAACGTCCCTCAG GGAGCAGCCACGACATGCTATGTTGCTCTCCACCCAAACGTGAAAGGTGTAACTGGGAAGTACTTTGTGGATTGCAATCTATGCAAGCCAAGTGCGCATGCCAAAAACAAACATCTAGCAAAGAAACTCTGGGATTTCAGCAACGAGTTGATCAAATcgattttaaaagtttga
- the LOC106757490 gene encoding uncharacterized protein LOC106757490, with amino-acid sequence MSFFWFSSLVRLHFTWPMVTYAATWITLLTLTAAVASISPQVAFVSAISPSSSFSQKCSSDGSIRMPLDVPGNILCFPPHMFVKSKVDLIVPPVFAAAIVAASACVLRAAGLWEHD; translated from the coding sequence ATGTCATTTTTCTGGTTCTCTAGCTTGGTCCGTTTGCACTTCACATGGCCTATGGTAACCTATGCCGCCACTTGGATAACGCTTCTGACGTTGACGGCGGCAGTGGCTTCTATCTCACCGCAGGTGGCGTTTGTCTCCGCCATATCCCCCTCCTCTTCGTTCTCTCAGAAGTGCAGCAGTGATGGGTCCATTAGAATGCCCTTGGATGTTCCAGGAAACATCCTGTGTTTTCCTCCTCACATGTTCGTGAAGTCCAAGGTTGACCTAATCGTTCCACCCGTCTTTGCAGCAGCCATTGTAGCGGCTTCTGCTTGCGTGCTGCGAGCTGCGGGCTTGTGGGAGCATGATTAA